The sequence GCAGCGAATCGATGTCGATCACCGACCAGTCCTCCTGCGCTTCCGTGCTCGCCGCCAAGTCCAGCCCCTCGCGCACCAGCGTCATCATCGCCTGATGATCCTGCAACAGCCGCGCCCGCAATTCCTCATTCTCGACCAGTTCCAACCGCAGGCGCAGGCGGGTGAGCGGCGTCTGAAGGTCATGGCTGATCGCGGCAAGCAATTGCGTCCGCTCGGCAAAGCCCGCCCGCACCCGGCGCTGCATCAGGTTGAAGGTGGATAGCGCCGCCCGCACCTCTTCCGGCCCGCGTTCGGGAATTTCCTCCGGGTCGATCGATACGGAGAAGGCCTCGGCCGCCCGTTCCAGCCGGCGCAGCGGCTTGGCGACGAAGCGCGCGACGACGATCGCCAGGCCCGCCGAAGAGAGCAAGATCAGCAGCAGATAGACCGGCTTGGCGAGATTGCTGGGCGGCTTGACCAGGCGCGGCAGATAGAGCGCGAGCGACCGCCGCTCGCCCGTGCTATCGGTAAAGCGGACGACCCAGCAATCGGGACGGGGCGCGCCGATCAGTCCGGCCGCACGGTTGTTCGGATCAGCCTTGCTCGCAGGGAAGCAAAGCCCCGCAGGCACCTGCCCCGCCTCCGGGTTGGAATGCGGCCCGAAACGCGCCTCCAGCGCGTGCGCCAAGGCCGGGTCCGGATCGGTCAGGGCGATTCCACTTGGCGCCGTTCTGGCGCCCATGATCTGCTGGTCGCTCAGCATCGCCTCGATCCGGACGGGATCGTGGCTGAGGCGCTGCGCGATGTCGACGGCGCTCGCCACCACGCGCTGCAGGCGCCAGCGTTCGAAATCGAGATGCCGGGCCTGCTCCGCGACCAGCAGCGCCAGGATAGCGGCGGTCATCATGCCGACCGTCAGCAACAGGAAGATCTGCCCCACCAGCGACCGGAAGAAATTGCGCGCCCGCGCCACGACCGGAACCATCATTCGTATGTCACCGTGCTCGCCAGGACATAGCCTTCGCCGCGCACCGTCAGGATCAGGCCGTCGCCGCCGGGGCTGTCGGCCAGTTTCTGCCGCAACCGGCTGACCTGCAGATCGATCGACCGATCGAACGCCGCCGTCGCCCGCCGCTCGGGCACCAGCGCCTCACGGGAAAGCACCATATTGGGCTCCTCGATGAAGCGGGAGAGCAGGCGGAATTCGGCGGAGGACAGCATGATCAGCCGGTCGTCGCTGGCGATCAGGCGGCGCTGGAACAGGTCCAGCCGCCAGGGTCCGAAACGCACGATCCGCGCCGTCTTTTGCCGCGCCGGCTCTTCGTTCCGCGATCGCCGCAACAGGTTGCGGATACGCACCAGCAGTTCACGCGGCTCGAACGGCTTGGTCAGATAATCGTCGGCGCCCAGCTCCAGCCCCAGCACCCGGTCGATGGCGCTGCCCCGCGCCGTCACCATGATGATCTGAACGCCGCTGCCCTGCGCCCGCAATTCCCGGCACAGCGACAGCCCGTCGCCGTCGGGCAGGTTGAGGTCGAGCACGATCAGGTCGACCGCCTGCGTCGCCATCAGCGCTTGCAGTTCGCCAAGGCTCCCTGCCGCCAGCACCTCATAGCGTTCCTGCGCAAGCTGACCGACGATCAGATCCCGGATATCCTCATCATCATCGACGACAATCACGCGGGGCGGACGGGACGGATCGGGCATGGGCGTCTTCTAGCCGCATTTTCGCGCCAAGTCTGCGCCTGCCGCCCGCGCAGATACATAAAGATACAATCCGCTACAGATTGAACCATCGGGACAATAAGTCGCGCTGGAATGATGCGCGCCAAGCGATCATGAGGGCAAGGTCGGCGCCGGATGACGGAGCCGACCTTCGCCCGGCGCGTCCCTCCCCTCCCCCTGCGCCGGGCGAAGATCCCTCTCGTCATTTGGACCCGTCCGCCGACCATGCCCAGCCGCCTTTCTGCCCTCCGGATCGCCCCCATCGCGCTTTGTGCGCTGGTCGCCGCCTGCGGTCACAGGGAACCGCCGAAAAAAGGGCCGGTCGAGGTCGGCGTGGTGACGCTGACGACGCAGAATGTAACGGTGTCCACCGAATTGCCGGGCCGCACCGCCTCCACCATGATGTCGGAGGTCAGGCCGCAGGTGGCAGGCGTCGTCCAGAAGCGCCTCTTCACCGAAGGCTCCTATGTGACGGCGGGCCAGCCGCTCTACCAGATCGATCCCTCGCTCTACCGCGCCTCCCGCGACGAGGCGCAGGCGACCCTGGCGAGCGCGCAGGCGACCGCCGCCGCCGCCCAGGCCAGGGCCAATCGCTACCGCGCCCTTGGCCAGAGCGAGGCAGTGAGCGCGCAGGATCGCGACGATGTGATCGCCACCGCCCGCCAGGCCGCTGCCGCCGTGAGCCAAGCCCGCGCCACGCTCCAGACCACGGGCATCAACCTCAATTTCACCCAGGTCCGTGCCCCGATCAGCGGGCGCATCGGCCGATCCTCAGTCACGCCCGGTGCGCTGGTGACCGCCAGCCAGACGACAGCGCTCGCCACCATCCAGCAGCTTGACCCGATCTTCGTGGACGTGACGCAGTCCAGCGCAAAGCTGCTCCAATTGCGCCGCGCCCTCGCCGCCGGCAACGCGCTGCCCGCCAGCGCCACGATCCGGCTGAAACTGGACGACGGCACCGACTATCCGCTCGAAGGCCGCATCGAATTTGCCGAGCCGATCGTCGATCCGGACAGCGGCACCGTCACGCTGCGCGCCCGCTTCCCCAATCCCGACAGCCTGCTGCTGCCCGGCATGTTCGTGCGCGTCGTCGCCCCGCAATCGGTCGTTCCTAACGCCATATTGGTGCCGCAACAGGGCATCAGCCGCGACCCCAAGGGCAACGCCACCGCTCTGGTCGTGGACAAGTCGGGCAAGGTCGAACGCCGAATCGTCACCGCCGCGCAAGCCGTGGGTGACAAATGGCTGATCACCAGCGGGCTTAAAAAGGGCGACAGGCTGATCGTCGAAGGCACCGACAAGGTGCAGCCCGGCGACGCTGTGAAACCCGTGCCCGTCGATCAGGCCGCGAAATAAGGGGTCGAGACCTTGCTCAGCCGCTTTTTCATCGAACGGCCCATTTTCGCCTGGGTCATCGCCATCGGCATCATGATGGCGGGCCTGGGCGCTATGCTGACCCTGCCGATCGCCCAATATCCCGACATCGCCCCGCCGTCGGTCAATATCAGCGCCAACTATCCCGGCGCCTCCGCCGAAACCGTCGAGACCAGCGTCACCCAGGTCATCGAGCAGCAACTCACCGGCATAGACGGCCTCATGTATTTCTCCTCCTCGTCGACCGCCAACGGTCAGGCGCGGATCACCGTCACCTTCAAGAAGGGCACCGATCCCGACACCGCGCAGGTGCAGGTGCAGAACAAAGTGCAGCAGGCGCTGAGTCGCCTGCCCAACGCCGTGCAGCAACAGGGTCTGACCGTCACCAAATCGCAGAACGACTTTTTGATGGTGGTCGGCCTCTACGACCGGACCGACACGGCGTCTCAGGCTGATATTGCCGACTATCTGGTCAATAATTTCCAGGATCCCATCGCTCGCGTCGACGGCGTGGGTTCCTCGCAGATCTTCGGATCGCAATATGCGATGCGCATCTGGCTGGACCCCTATAAGCTGGCGACGGTCAAGCTGATGCCGTCCGACGTGCAAAGCGCCATCGCCAGCCAGAATGTCGAAGTGTCGGCAGGCCAGATCGGCGCCGATCCCGCGCCGGAGGGGCAGCAACTCAACGCCACCGTCACCGCCCGAGCCCGCCTGCAAACGCCCGAGCAGTTCCGCAATATCATCGTCAAGACGCAGAGCGACGGTTCGGTCGTCCACCTGTCCGACGTGGCTCGGGTCGAACTGGGCAATGAAAGCTACACTTCCTCCGCCCGCCTGAACGGCCATCCGGCAACAGGCATGGCGCTGCAGCTCGCGCCGGGCGCCGACGCGCTCAAGACCGCGGAGCTGGTCAAGGCCAGAGTGGCGCAGCTGTCGACCAACCTGCCGCACGGCTACACCGTCACCTATCCCCGCGACACCACGCCCTTCATCAAGCTATCGGTCGAGGAAGTCGTTCAGACGCTGATCGAAGCGGTCGGGCTGGTCGTGGTGGTGATGTTCCTCTTCCTGCAAAGCTGGCGCGCCACTTTGGTGCCCGCCATCGCCGTGCCGGTGGTGCTGCTCGGCACGTTCGGCGTGCTGGCGCTGTTCGGCTATTCGATCAACACGCTGACCCTGTTCGGCATGGTGCTGGCGATCGGCCTGCTGGTCGACGACGCCATCGTCGTGGTCGAAAATGTCGAACGCATCATGGAGGAGGAAGGACTTTCCCCGCGTGACGCCACCATCAAGTCGATGGAGGAAATCGGCAACGCCCTGATCGGCATCGCCCTTGTCCTGTCCGCCGTGCTGCTGCCCATGGCCTTTTTCGGCGGGTCGACGGGCGTCATCTATCGCCAATTCTCGATCACCATCGTTTCCTCGATGCTGCTTTCGGTGCTGGTCGCGCTGATCCTCTCCCCCGCGCTCTGCGCCACGATCCTGAAACCCATAGCCGAGGAGCATCGCGAACGCGGCTGGACCGGCAGGTTCAACCGCTGGTTCAGCCGCGTCACCAACGGCTATATGACGCGGCTCAACGGCTTCATCGGCCGCCGGACCTTTTTCTGGATCGGCTATGCCGTCATCCTCGCCCTGCTCTGGCTGCTGTTCGTCCGCCTGCCGACCAGCTTCCTGCCGGTGGAGGATCAGGGGCAGGTGATGGTTCAGATCACCCTGCCCGCCGGCGCAAAATCCTCCCGCACGGCTGCCGCGGTGGAGCGCGTCCAGAATTATTTCATGAGCGATGAAAAGGACAATGTCGCCTTCGCCTTCGTCACCCAGGGCTTCAGTTTCGCGGGACAGGGCGAAAATACCGCGCAAGGGTTTATCAACCTGGCCCCATGGGACGAGCGCAAGGGGGCGGCCAACAGCGCGACGATGATCGCGAACCGCGCCACCAAGCAGCTCGCCGCGATCCGCGATGCGAAGGCGCTGGCGATGACCCCGCCCTCCATTCGCGGCCTGGGCCAGTCCAACGGCTTCACCTTCGAGCTGCTGAACACCGGCGGCCTCAGCCGCGAGCGCTTTCTAGCGCTGCGCAACCAGCTCATGAAGGCCGCGGCAAACGACCCGAAGCTGGCGGGCGTGCGCGCCGCCACGCTGGAGGACACGCCGCAGCTCAAGGTCGACGTTGATTCCGAGAAACTCGCCGTCCTCGGCCTTACCCAAAACAGCGTCGACAATGTGCTGAGCGCCGCCTGGGGCAGCACCTATATCAACGATTTCGTCGACCGTGGCCGGGTGAAGCGCGTCTATATGCAAGCCGACGCGCCATATCGCGCGCTGCCGACGGACCTCGACAACTGGCAGGTGCGGTCCAGCACCACCGGCGAAATGGTGCCCTTTTCCGCCTTTGCCACCACCCATTGGACGATGGGGCCGACCACCGTTTCGCGCTATAACGGCCAGTCCTCCTATGAAATCCAGGGCCAGGCCGCGCCGGGCGCCAGTTCGGGCGAAGCGATGGACGAGATGGTGAAGCTGCAAAAGCAGCTCCCGCCCGGCACCAGCTATGCCTGGAGCGGCCTGTCCTATCAGGAGCAGCTTTCCGGCGGGCAGGCACCGCTGCTCTATAGCCTGTCGGTGCTGGTGGTATTCCTGTGCCTCGCCGCGCTCTATGAAAGCTGGTCGATCCCGCTCGCGGTGCTGCTGGTCATCCCGCTCGGCCTGATCGGCGCGGTGCTGGCGGTGACGCTGCGCGGGCTGGAGAACAACATCTATTTCCAGGTCGGCCTGCTCACAACCATGGGTCTGGCCGCCAAGAACGCGATCCTGATCGTCGAATTCGCGGAACTCGCCTATCTGCAGGGCAAGGACGCCACGGCCGCCGCTCTGGAGGCCGCGCGCCTGCGCTTCCGCCCGATCCTGATGACTTCGCTGGCCTTCATCGCGGGCGTCATCCCCCTGGCCATCGCCACGGGAGCGGGCGCGCAGAGCCGCATCGCCATCGGCACGGCGGTGGTCGGCGGCATGCTGACCGCGACCGTGCTCGCCATCTTCTATGTCCCTCTCTTCTTCCTGACGATCATGCGCATCTTCAACCGCGAGAATCCGCCGCCCGCTGCCGTCCCCGCTACGGAGGTTCCGGCATGAAGCGCGCCCTCCTCGCCCTGACCTCGGCCGCCGCATTGTCGGCCTGCAACATGGCGCCCCACTATGTCCGCCCCGCGCCGCCCGTGCCCGCCAGCTTCCCCAGCGGCCAGGCCTATGCGCCGACGGTCGCCACGGAAAAGCCCGGCCTGCCCTGGACCGCCTTGGTGGGCGACCAACGCCTCAGGACGGTCATCGAACGCGCCCTCGCCAATAATCGCGACCTGCGCGCCGCGCTCGCCAATGTGGAGGCTGCCCGCGCCCAATATCGGGTCCAGCGCGCCGCCCAGCTTCCCGCCGTCACGGGCGAGGCGGCGGCCAGCTTCGTCCGGCGAAACGATGACCGCCAGAACAGCTACAGTGCCGACATCGGTTTCAGCGCGTTCGAGATCGACCTGTTCGGCCGGGTGAAGAACCTCACCCGCTCGGCGCTCGAATCCTATCTCGCGACGGAGGAGGGCGCGCGGGCGACCCGCATCACCCTGATCGCGGAGACGGCCAGCGCCTATGCCACCCTGGCCGCCGACCAGGAATTGCTGGCACTTTCCCGCCAGACACTGACCAGCACGGAACGCACGCTGGCCCTCACCCGGTCTCTCAATAGTGCGGGCCTGATCGGCAAGCTCGACGTGCATCAGGCCGAAACCACGGTGGAGCAGGCGCGCAGCGATATTGCCGCGACAATCACTCAGGTCGCTCAGGATCGGAATGCGCTTGATCTTCTCGTCGGTGCCCCGGTCGAGGACGCCTTGCTGCCCCAATCGCTGCAAGAGCTGACCGGCAGCGTCGCAAAGGTGCCCGCAGGCCTTTCTTCCAACGTGCTACTCCAGCGCCCGGACGTGTTGCAGGCCGAACATCAGCTAAAGGCCGCCAATGCCGATATCGGGGCAGCGCGGGCGGCGATGTTTCCGAAAATCAGCCTGACCGCGGCCATCGGCGTGGCGAGTTCGGCGCTGTCCTCGCTCTTCACCGGCGGGGGCTTTGCCTGGTCCGCGGCGCCATCTGCGACCATGCCGATCTTCGGTGGCGGCGCACGCGGCAATCTTGACTATAGCAAGGCGCAGCGCGACATCAGCCTCGCCCAATATGAAAAGGCGATCCAGACGGCCTTTCAGGAAGTGTCCGACGCCCTAGCCCGCGAAGGCACGATCGACGACCAGCAGGCTGCCCAGCAACGTCTGGTCCTTGCCAGCCAGCGCAGCTACACACTGGCCGAGGAACGCTATCGCGCGGGCATCGATACCTTCCTCAACAGCCTGACCAGCCAGCGCAGTCTCTACAATGCTCAACAAAGCGCCATCGCGACGAACCTGACACTGATCCGGAACCGCATCCTGCTCTACCGGGTCATTGGCGCGGATTTCGCGAGCGGACGATAGGCCGCCGTCCACAAAAAAGCCCGCCGAACATGTCCGGCGGGCTTTTTCTGTTCAAGCTTCTGTCAACTTGCCCTCAATGCAGCCCTGAGCCCCCGCCTGCGAGTTCCTTGGCGATGGAGCCGACCATGTCCTTGGCATCACCGAACAGCATCTGGGTATTGCTGTTATAGTAGATCGGATTGTCGATCCCGGCGAAGCCCGCATTCATGGAGCGCTTGATCACGAACACCGACTTGGCGCGATCCGCCTCGATGATCGGCATGCCCGCAATGGCGCTCTGCGGATCGTCGCGGGCCGAAGGGTTGATCGTGTCGTTCGCCCCGATGATCAGCGCGACATCCGCCTGCGGCAGTTCAGGGTTGATGTCGTCCAGCTCGATCAACTGCTCATAGGGCACATTGGCCTCGGCCAGCAGCACGTTCATATGCCCTGGCATGCGGCCCGCCACGGGATGGATCGCGAACTTCACGTCCACGCCCTTCTTGGTCAGCGCCTGATACAGCTCGCTCACCTTATGCTGCGCCTGCGCCACGGCCATGCCATAGCCGGGGATGATCACCACGACACTGGCATTTTCGAGCTGCATCGCCGCTTCCTCGGCAGAGGCGGAGCGCACCACCCGGTCGTCCTTGCCGCCCGCCGCGCCCGCCACGACCTTGCCGAAGCCGCCGAACATGACGTTGGCGAAGCTGCGATTCATCGCCTTGCACATGATGACCGCCAGAATGAAGCCCGACGCCCCATCCAGCGCGCCCGCCACGATCAGCAGCTTGTTGCCCAGGGCAAAGCCCATGGCGCTCGCCGCCAGACCCGCATAGCTGTTGAGCAGCGCGATGACGGTCGGCATGTCCGCGCCGCCGATCGGGATCACCAGCAGCACGCCGAACAGCAGAGCCAGCGCGACGAAGGCGGGGAACAGCCAGGTCTGCGTCGGATCGATCGCCAGCATGACCCCGATCACCACCGTCGCCAGCGCCACGCCGCCGTTCAGCACGCGCTGACCGACGAAGGACACCGGTCGGCTGCCCATGATCTCCTGCAACTTGGCAAAGGCGATGACCGATGCGGTGCAGGTCAGGAAACCCAGCAGCATCTCGAACATCAGCGCCCACATGATGAAGCCGCCGGCATATTCGGCATGGGCATGCTTGTAATATTCCGCCGCACCGATCAGACCAACCGCCAGCGCGCCGAAAGCGTGACTGATCGCGGTCCGCTGCGGGATCGCGGTCATCGGCATCAGCAGCGCCATCGGGATACCGGCGGCCGCGCCCGCGATCATCGCGATGATGATGAGATTATAATCGACCACCTCATGCTGCACGAGCGCGCCGATAATGGCCACGACCATGCCGATCTCGCCTGCCCGCACGCCCCGGCGCGCGGTCGATGGGTGGCTCATCCACATGAGCGCCAGGATGAACAGCGAGGACGAGAGGATCGCCGCAAAGGGCACGAATGCGTTCATCTCACTTCCCCCGCGGCTTGAACATCTTGAGCATGCGGTCGGTGATCATGAAACCGCTGACCAGATTGACCGTGGCGCAGAACACCGCGATGAAGCCCAGCGTCTTCGCCAGCGGCGTCGCGCCTTCCTCCCCCGTGATCGTGATTGCGCCCACGACCACCACCGCCGCAATCGCATTGGTCAGCGACATCAGCGGCGAATGCAGCAGCGGCGATACCTTCTTGATCAACTGAAAACCCACAAAGGCCGCCAATATGAACACGAACAAATAATCGGGATTAAGCGAACTCACAGACCATCCCCCTGATTGAGCAGGCATGAAACCGAGCGAAAATGCCGCCCATCATATTCAGCCAATAATAATTGGTGGTAGCGTTTACGACACTCATGCCCCCTGCCGGACCAGCCGCCTTCCATAAACCCCTCCACAGCTTTTCAGCCGTCTCCGCCCTTATTGCCTCGGATGGCAGCAGGCAAGACGCACGAACCCAAATATTACACCGGCATTTTGCGCAACGAAGTTTTCTTATCCCCCCGTCTAGGTCGCGTTTCTGTTCACCCACAGAATGGCGATCAGCTTGCAATTCCATCGGTGGATCACTAAAATTCTATACCATGGTGCAATATTAAGCTTTCAACGTCAAGGGCAACCCCGCCGCCAGCAATATGACCTCCCGGCACAGGGTCGCCATCTGCTGGTTGAGCCACCCCGCCTCGTCCCGGAATCGCCGGGCCAAGGCGTTGTCGGGCACGATGCCCAGTCCCACTTCATTGGCCACCAATGTGACGGGGATGGGACAAGCGACGACAGCACCCGCCAAAGCGGCCCGGGCCGCCGAAATATCCGCCTCCGCCAGCATGAGATTGGAAAGCCAGAGGGTGAGGCAGTCGATTAGGATCGCGTCCGCCCTCCCTGCGGCTTCGGATAGCGCCTCAGCCAGGTTTATGGGCGCGTCGATGGTCAGCCAGCGGCTGCCGCGTTCGCTCCGGTGGCGCGCGATCCGCTCCTCCATTTCCGCATCGAAGACCTGCGCCGTTGCGATATAAGCCAGGCTGCCGTCTGAAACGGCTTCGCACCGCTCTTGTGCATAGCGGCTCTTGCCGGAGCGGCATCCGCCCAGCACCAGCAATGTCGTCATCCGATTCCCTCCCCGATCGCGGCCAGACCCCACAACATCAGGCAGGCCCATAAATAGATCCGAAGCGCGGCCCGCAGGGCACGGACATCCGCTTCGCCACCCGTCCCGATCCATGGTTTGTCATGCAGCACGCCGTCATAGCGGATCGGCCCGGCCAGCCTTATCCCCAGCGCTCCGGCCATGGCGGCCTCGGGCCAACCCGCATTGGGCGAGGCATGGCGTCCATGGTCCCGCCACATCACGGCCCATCCTCCGCCGCCCGCGATGCAAAGGACAAAGGCCGCCAGCCGCGCCGGCGCCCAGTTCAGCAGATCGTCGAATCGCGCTGCCGCCCAGCCGAAATCCGTGAAAGGCGCCTCCTTGTGCCCGATCATGCTGTCGGCGGTGTTCACGGCCTTATAGGCCCAGATTCCCGGCAGCCCCAACAGCAGGAGCCAAAACAGCGGCGCGACGATTCCATCGCAGAAGCTTTCGGCCAGGCTCTCGATCCCGGCCCTGGCAACGCCCGCTTCGTCCAGCGAATCCGTATCGCGTCCCACGATCCGGCCCACCGCCTGCCGCGCGGCATCCAGCTCTCCCCTCGCCAGCGCGCGCGCCACAGGCGCCACATGCGCATAGAGGCTGCGCTGCGCCAGCGCCGGCCAGGCCGCCAGCGCGAGCCAGATCCACGCCATATCCCCGGCCCACCTGCGGATCGCCCATTCCAACGCGAGACCGGAACCTCCCGCAACGCCCAGCAATAGCAACAGCAGGGCAATTCCGGCCCATCGCCGGGTCGGATCGCTCCAGGCTTCCTGGTTCCACCGCCGTTCCACCGCGCCGATGATCCGCGCAAAACCACCCACCGGATGCCCGATCCGCGCATATAGCCAGACCGGCCAGCCCAGAGCCACGTCCAGCATCAGCGCAGCCAGCGCCACCGGCTCAGCCATCCGCCAAGGCCCGGTCGAGCCGCGCCAGCGCAGCCGCATCGCCCGGCAG is a genomic window of Sphingobium sp. TKS containing:
- a CDS encoding ATP-binding protein, producing MMVPVVARARNFFRSLVGQIFLLLTVGMMTAAILALLVAEQARHLDFERWRLQRVVASAVDIAQRLSHDPVRIEAMLSDQQIMGARTAPSGIALTDPDPALAHALEARFGPHSNPEAGQVPAGLCFPASKADPNNRAAGLIGAPRPDCWVVRFTDSTGERRSLALYLPRLVKPPSNLAKPVYLLLILLSSAGLAIVVARFVAKPLRRLERAAEAFSVSIDPEEIPERGPEEVRAALSTFNLMQRRVRAGFAERTQLLAAISHDLQTPLTRLRLRLELVENEELRARLLQDHQAMMTLVREGLDLAASTEAQEDWSVIDIDSLLTSMAEDAQDLGSPVRFLAGCGGTVRVKPNALTRCISNLVNNAVKYGGSADISCARQAGRVLIEVRDHGPGIAPDQLDQMFEPFTRGTAGQPGGRPGTGIGLTIARSLALSFEASVRLANAPDGGLVAKIDMKA
- a CDS encoding response regulator, with product MPDPSRPPRVIVVDDDEDIRDLIVGQLAQERYEVLAAGSLGELQALMATQAVDLIVLDLNLPDGDGLSLCRELRAQGSGVQIIMVTARGSAIDRVLGLELGADDYLTKPFEPRELLVRIRNLLRRSRNEEPARQKTARIVRFGPWRLDLFQRRLIASDDRLIMLSSAEFRLLSRFIEEPNMVLSREALVPERRATAAFDRSIDLQVSRLRQKLADSPGGDGLILTVRGEGYVLASTVTYE
- a CDS encoding efflux RND transporter periplasmic adaptor subunit, giving the protein MPSRLSALRIAPIALCALVAACGHREPPKKGPVEVGVVTLTTQNVTVSTELPGRTASTMMSEVRPQVAGVVQKRLFTEGSYVTAGQPLYQIDPSLYRASRDEAQATLASAQATAAAAQARANRYRALGQSEAVSAQDRDDVIATARQAAAAVSQARATLQTTGINLNFTQVRAPISGRIGRSSVTPGALVTASQTTALATIQQLDPIFVDVTQSSAKLLQLRRALAAGNALPASATIRLKLDDGTDYPLEGRIEFAEPIVDPDSGTVTLRARFPNPDSLLLPGMFVRVVAPQSVVPNAILVPQQGISRDPKGNATALVVDKSGKVERRIVTAAQAVGDKWLITSGLKKGDRLIVEGTDKVQPGDAVKPVPVDQAAK
- a CDS encoding efflux RND transporter permease subunit; amino-acid sequence: MLSRFFIERPIFAWVIAIGIMMAGLGAMLTLPIAQYPDIAPPSVNISANYPGASAETVETSVTQVIEQQLTGIDGLMYFSSSSTANGQARITVTFKKGTDPDTAQVQVQNKVQQALSRLPNAVQQQGLTVTKSQNDFLMVVGLYDRTDTASQADIADYLVNNFQDPIARVDGVGSSQIFGSQYAMRIWLDPYKLATVKLMPSDVQSAIASQNVEVSAGQIGADPAPEGQQLNATVTARARLQTPEQFRNIIVKTQSDGSVVHLSDVARVELGNESYTSSARLNGHPATGMALQLAPGADALKTAELVKARVAQLSTNLPHGYTVTYPRDTTPFIKLSVEEVVQTLIEAVGLVVVVMFLFLQSWRATLVPAIAVPVVLLGTFGVLALFGYSINTLTLFGMVLAIGLLVDDAIVVVENVERIMEEEGLSPRDATIKSMEEIGNALIGIALVLSAVLLPMAFFGGSTGVIYRQFSITIVSSMLLSVLVALILSPALCATILKPIAEEHRERGWTGRFNRWFSRVTNGYMTRLNGFIGRRTFFWIGYAVILALLWLLFVRLPTSFLPVEDQGQVMVQITLPAGAKSSRTAAAVERVQNYFMSDEKDNVAFAFVTQGFSFAGQGENTAQGFINLAPWDERKGAANSATMIANRATKQLAAIRDAKALAMTPPSIRGLGQSNGFTFELLNTGGLSRERFLALRNQLMKAAANDPKLAGVRAATLEDTPQLKVDVDSEKLAVLGLTQNSVDNVLSAAWGSTYINDFVDRGRVKRVYMQADAPYRALPTDLDNWQVRSSTTGEMVPFSAFATTHWTMGPTTVSRYNGQSSYEIQGQAAPGASSGEAMDEMVKLQKQLPPGTSYAWSGLSYQEQLSGGQAPLLYSLSVLVVFLCLAALYESWSIPLAVLLVIPLGLIGAVLAVTLRGLENNIYFQVGLLTTMGLAAKNAILIVEFAELAYLQGKDATAAALEAARLRFRPILMTSLAFIAGVIPLAIATGAGAQSRIAIGTAVVGGMLTATVLAIFYVPLFFLTIMRIFNRENPPPAAVPATEVPA
- a CDS encoding efflux transporter outer membrane subunit — encoded protein: MKRALLALTSAAALSACNMAPHYVRPAPPVPASFPSGQAYAPTVATEKPGLPWTALVGDQRLRTVIERALANNRDLRAALANVEAARAQYRVQRAAQLPAVTGEAAASFVRRNDDRQNSYSADIGFSAFEIDLFGRVKNLTRSALESYLATEEGARATRITLIAETASAYATLAADQELLALSRQTLTSTERTLALTRSLNSAGLIGKLDVHQAETTVEQARSDIAATITQVAQDRNALDLLVGAPVEDALLPQSLQELTGSVAKVPAGLSSNVLLQRPDVLQAEHQLKAANADIGAARAAMFPKISLTAAIGVASSALSSLFTGGGFAWSAAPSATMPIFGGGARGNLDYSKAQRDISLAQYEKAIQTAFQEVSDALAREGTIDDQQAAQQRLVLASQRSYTLAEERYRAGIDTFLNSLTSQRSLYNAQQSAIATNLTLIRNRILLYRVIGADFASGR
- a CDS encoding NAD(P)(+) transhydrogenase (Re/Si-specific) subunit beta codes for the protein MNAFVPFAAILSSSLFILALMWMSHPSTARRGVRAGEIGMVVAIIGALVQHEVVDYNLIIIAMIAGAAAGIPMALLMPMTAIPQRTAISHAFGALAVGLIGAAEYYKHAHAEYAGGFIMWALMFEMLLGFLTCTASVIAFAKLQEIMGSRPVSFVGQRVLNGGVALATVVIGVMLAIDPTQTWLFPAFVALALLFGVLLVIPIGGADMPTVIALLNSYAGLAASAMGFALGNKLLIVAGALDGASGFILAVIMCKAMNRSFANVMFGGFGKVVAGAAGGKDDRVVRSASAEEAAMQLENASVVVIIPGYGMAVAQAQHKVSELYQALTKKGVDVKFAIHPVAGRMPGHMNVLLAEANVPYEQLIELDDINPELPQADVALIIGANDTINPSARDDPQSAIAGMPIIEADRAKSVFVIKRSMNAGFAGIDNPIYYNSNTQMLFGDAKDMVGSIAKELAGGGSGLH
- a CDS encoding NAD(P) transhydrogenase subunit alpha; translated protein: MSSLNPDYLFVFILAAFVGFQLIKKVSPLLHSPLMSLTNAIAAVVVVGAITITGEEGATPLAKTLGFIAVFCATVNLVSGFMITDRMLKMFKPRGK
- the cobU gene encoding bifunctional adenosylcobinamide kinase/adenosylcobinamide-phosphate guanylyltransferase — translated: MTTLLVLGGCRSGKSRYAQERCEAVSDGSLAYIATAQVFDAEMEERIARHRSERGSRWLTIDAPINLAEALSEAAGRADAILIDCLTLWLSNLMLAEADISAARAALAGAVVACPIPVTLVANEVGLGIVPDNALARRFRDEAGWLNQQMATLCREVILLAAGLPLTLKA
- the cbiB gene encoding adenosylcobinamide-phosphate synthase CbiB, translated to MAEPVALAALMLDVALGWPVWLYARIGHPVGGFARIIGAVERRWNQEAWSDPTRRWAGIALLLLLLGVAGGSGLALEWAIRRWAGDMAWIWLALAAWPALAQRSLYAHVAPVARALARGELDAARQAVGRIVGRDTDSLDEAGVARAGIESLAESFCDGIVAPLFWLLLLGLPGIWAYKAVNTADSMIGHKEAPFTDFGWAAARFDDLLNWAPARLAAFVLCIAGGGGWAVMWRDHGRHASPNAGWPEAAMAGALGIRLAGPIRYDGVLHDKPWIGTGGEADVRALRAALRIYLWACLMLWGLAAIGEGIG